In the Pogoniulus pusillus isolate bPogPus1 chromosome 40, bPogPus1.pri, whole genome shotgun sequence genome, gcAGCAAGCGTGGGCTTGGGTACCAGAGAGgggcaatggggatggagaagagagctggggagggcagctgggtggggggggctcagcctggagaggaggaggctgaggaagacctcattgctctctgcagctccctgcaaggaggctggagccaggtgggggttgggctctgctgccaagggacaggataagaagaagaaatggcccCAAGGTGccccccaggggaggtttaggttggacattagaagaagctCCTGCACCAAAAGGGacccaaagcctggcacagcctgcccagggccttcaccatccctgtaggtgctgcagagaggcagagatgtggtgctgagggctgtggtttggcagcagccttggcagggCTAGGGAAtggttggcctgggtgaccaAAGCAGTTCCATCAACCCCTGAGACCTGCCCCAGGGCATGTCCCTTTGccagccagagctcagctgtgcagccaccacctgcagccctgcttcatgccacagcccagccctgcccccagcagggccagggaggacCCATGGAGGCTCAGGGCTTGGCACCTGCCCTGGGGTTTGGGTGAGGTTTGCTTTCCATGCCCGGTGGGAcacagccactttgtccccagccctggagcttcctcagcccagcagctggcctgggcagcagccagtgccaagcctgcccagctctgctggcaggtggcaggaaagaggaggcttaggaCATCTTTACCTCCCCATGGCTCTCAGAGGCCACCACCAAGCCACATCCTTGTGCTCCCTGGGGCTcagtgcctgggagcagagggcagatgGCAGGAAagaggatttgggggggggattGGTGGGCCCTGCGTGGGcatccctgagctgctccctctgcatcctcacgcagaagcagcagcagctggagccaggacacagctcttggctccttcccacccctcaccCTTGgtgcagggacagcctcagagcctgcagcagatggCACCCTGGGGGAGAAAGGGCTTCAGAAGAGCTTCCTGCTGTTGAGTGGGCACccacagccagcatgggttcagGTCATGGTGCTCCCCCCTGGCGCTGGTGGTGGCGACAAGGgaagctcagcccagccctggctgcaatGGAGACCTTGGCTGAGAGGGGGGTGAGGGCTTGGAGGGGCATGAGGGCATTGAGGGGGGCAAAAGAACTGGGGGGGTGAGGGCTTTGAGGGGCATGAGGGCATTGAGGGGTGCAAAAGAACTGGGGGGGTGAGGGCTTTGAGGGGCATGAAGGCTCTGAGGGGTATGAGAGCTTTGAGGGGTGTAAGAGCACTGAAGGGCATGAAGGCTTTGAGGGGTGTGAGAGCTTCAAGGGGCATGAGGGCATTGAGGGGTGTGAGGGTGTGAGGGGTGTGAGGGTGTGAGGGGTGTGAGGGCACTGATGGGTGTGAGGGCACTGAGGAGTgtgagggcactgaggggtgtgagggcactgaggggtGTGAGGGCACTGAGGAGTGTGAGGGCACTGAGGGATGTGAGGGGTgtgagggcactgaggggtgtgagggcactgaggaggagtgtgagggcactgaggggtGTGAGGGCATTGAGGGGTgtgagggcactgaggggtGTGAGGGCACTGAGGAGTGTGAGGGCACTGAGGGATGTGAGGGGTgtgagggcactgaggggtgtgagggcactgaggaggagtgtgagggcactgaggggtGTGAGGGCATTGAGGGGTgtgagggcactgaggggtATGGGGGCATTGAGGTGTGTGAGGGCATTGAGGGGTGTGAGGGCACTCAGGGTGAGGGCATTGAGGGGTGTGAGGGCACTGAGGAGTGTGAGGGCACTGCGAGTGAGGGCACTGAGAgtgagggcactgaggggtGTGAGGGCACTGCGAGTGAGGGCACTGAGAGTGAGGGCATTGAGGGGTGTGAGGGCATTGAGGGGTGTGAGGGCACTGAGGAGTgtgagggcactgaggggtGTGAGGGCATTGAGGGGTGTGAGGGCACTGAGGAGTGTGAGGGCACTGAGGAGTGTGAGGGCACTGAGGGTGAGGGCATTGAGGGGTGTGAGGGCACTGAGGAGTGTGAGGGCACTGAGGGTGAGGGCATTGAGGGGTGTGAGGGCATTGAGGGGTgtgagggcactgaggggtgtgagggcactgaggaggagtgtgagggcactgaggggtGTGGGCACTGAGGAGGAGTGTGAGGGCACTGAGGAGTgtgagggcactgaggggtGTGAGGGCACTGAGGAGGGGCGTGAGGGCATTGAGGTGTGTGAGGGCATTGAGGTGTGAGAGGGCACTGAGGGGTGTGAGGGCACTGATGAGTGTGAGGGCACTGAGGgtgagggcactgaggggtGTGAGGGCACTGAGGAGGGGTGTGAGGGCATTGAGGGGTGTGAGGGCACTGAGGgtgagggcactgaggggtGTGAGGGCACTGAGGGTGAGGGCCCAGCCTGGTGCCTTTAGGAGCACCAGCCAACATGGAAAGCAAAGGCCTTGGTGCCAGCTGgctggcaggggcacaggtgGCAGGGCCGTGGCACCCAGCACCTCCTCATCTCAGAAGGGAAatggggctgcagggcagaggtctccctgcagagctggagctgagcaggacaGCATGGGCCTGGAAAAGGCTCTggcacagtgtgcccaggtggccaagaagggcaccagcagcctggcatggctcagcgatgctgtgggcagcaggagcacagcagggctcagccccTGGTACCTCACACCCTGGGCTCAGTTCTGAGCcactcactccaggaaggacactgagaggctgcagcagagccaggggagggcaagagagctggggaagggtctggagaagaggctggggaggggcagctgagggggtgcagcctggaggaggctgggggagacctcagtgccctctgcagctgcccgagaggaggctgcagccaggtgggggttgggctctgctcacaaagAAGCCAGAAGACaacaggaaatggcctcaagatgccccaggggaggttcaggttgggcatgaggaacaatttcatccccttgagggttgccaaggcctggcccaggctgcccaggggtgggaatggagtccccatgcctggaggggtctCAAAGCCCTGgggcctggcactgctgagggccatgggctggtggtgccctggcagtgctgggctcagggctGGGACTCGATGAGCTGAAAGCTCTCTTCCACCTGAACGGTTCCCTGAGGGTCCAAGGCTGGGCCAGgagggctgtgcagggctgagtTCAGGGCAGGAAGGTCTGCAGCAGGGTGGCAAAGCTTGGACCAAAGCTCAAGGTGGGGAACTgcatcttcttcttcctcctcctcctcctcctcctcctccttcttcttcttcctctcctcctccttcttactctccttctccttcttcttcttctccttcttctccctctcctcctccttcttctccttcttcttcttcctctcctcctcctttttcttcttcttctccctctccttctcctcctcctcctcctcctcctcctcctcctcctcctcctcctcctcctccttctccttctccttctccttcctctcctcctccttcttctcctttttcttcttcctctcctcctcctttttcttcttcctctcctcctcctttttcttcttctccttctccttcctctcctcctccttcttctcctttttcttcttcctctcctcctcctttttcttcttctcctccctctcctccttcttctccctctcctcctcctcctcctcctcctcctcctcctcctcctcctcctcctcctcctcctcctcctcctccttctcctcctcctcctccttcttctctctctccttcttctccctctcctcctcctcctccttctccctctcctcctcctcttcctccttctccttcttctccttctcctccttctccttctccttctccttctccttctccttctccttctccttctccttctccttctccttctccttctccttcttcttcctctcctcctccttcttctccttcttcttcttcatctcctcctcctttttcttcttcctctcctcctcctttttcttcttcttctcctccctctcctccttcttctccctctcctcctcctccttctccctctcctcctcctcctcctccctctcctcttcctcctcctcctcctcctcctcctcctcctcctcctcctcctcctcctcctcctcctcctcctcctcctcctccttcttctccttcttctcctttttcttcttcttcttggtgGTGTTTTGCAGCTGTCCCAACGTGCTGGGTGGTGGTGCAGCCCCCACCTCCATGCCAGCTTCCTCCTGGTGGGGTTTGGCCAATGCTGATCGAGCAGGGCACTGGAGCGGGGCAGTAAACAGGGCTGGGgcttcctgcccagctgcagcaagaggaacCGAGGCACAGGGGCACTGGAGCTGTGGGCAtgggcacccatgggtgctgggagGGTCCCTGCCTCACCCCACTTCCTGCACAGCTCCCATAGCTCCATCCAGTCCTTGTCCCAGGGTGGGCTGCATGgtcccaggggctgggagccAACCCTGACCATCGAGGGGCTCCAGGCTCAGGAGGCTCAGGCAGGGAAAATGCTACTGCTTGATCCAGAAAGTGGGAAGTGGAAATGAGGACCTTTCTGGGGGGTGCCAGCCTGGGGGTGCCAGCAGTGAAGCTTGGTCCCACCAGGATGCCCACCAGAAAGCAGCTTAGAGAAGATTCAGGGGATGGGATGGAAATAGGAGGGCTTGGACCCAGACCTGCACTGCTCTGAGTCCTCTGAGTGGGGGCCTGGCTGATGCCCCCCAAACACTCCATCAACACAGGGTGGGCACAGAGTGCCCATCATGGTCCGTGCCAGCCCATGGTGCCATCAGAGCCCTGGagggggctgctcagagaggttgtggagccttcttctctggagactttcaagccctgcctggatgtgttgctgtgtgccctgccctgggtgcccctgctctggcaggggttggactggatgactccagaggtccctcccagcccctcagcttctgtgtttctgtgacccCAGGACCCTTCTCCTGTCttgcaggtgggatctcagcagacaCCAGGAACAGCACAGGTAACCTCTCAGACCTATGCATGTCCCCAGGGCCCCCCCAGGCCCTGCTGGCTATGCCATGAGGGTGCCAGTGCCCTGTAGAGCTGTAGATGTCCCATCACAGCCATCTGAtggctccaggctctgctgctccatcacagcagctgccaggctgtgtcctcctctgtggtgtctccccagccctgctccttgctcctcctctgcaaagCCAGCCCTGTTCTGTCTCCTGGGCACACACATGGAGCCTTCCtctgtgtttgcagagctgGTTGGGACCAGGCTCTGGGACCATGCACATGGTCCTTGTGCCATTCCCACCCACAGGGACCTCTGCAACCCCCAAGATGCTCCCAGACTCACCCAAACATAGCCCAAGATACAAAACACagcacctgggctgcagccagagcagggagagcagcagcacagggaggggattctgcccctccaacctgctctgctcagccctcacctgcagcactgcctccagctctggggaacacagcacaaggacctggagctgctggagagggtccagaggaggccacaatgatgctcagagggttgaagaagctctcctgtggggacaggctgggacagttggggctgttgagcctggagaagagaaggctccagggagactttagagcaaccttcctgtgcctgaagggactgcaggagagctggggagggactatgggacaagggctgggagtggcaggatgagggcaaatggctttgagctgggagaggggagagtgagagtggaggtgaggaagagattgttgagagggagggtggggagagactggcacagattgagggtggtgagagcctggcacaggttgcccagggaggtgttcaggaccaggctggatgagaccttgagcatccTGAGAGCTGGGACCAACAGGATGTGAGTgggaagggctgggagcagtgtgACAGTGAAGCCATTCCCATGGGAAGTTGGAGTTCCCATGGCAAGCATCTTTCATGCCCCAGCTCAGCTTCTACCCCCAGGtggtgatgatggtgatgaggaggaggatgaaggtgATGGTGATGGTGAAGGTGGTGATGAtagtggtgatgatgatgatagtgGTGGAGGTGAAGatgatggtggtgatggtgatAGTGGTGGTGAAGGTGATGGTGCTGATGGTGAAGATGATGGTGACAATGAGGGTGATGGTGATGATAgcggtgatgatgatgatgatgatggtggtggtggtgatgacgTTGATGGTGAAAGTGATAATAAtagtggtggtgatgatgatgatggtgaagAAGGTGAGGgtaatgatgatgatggtgaagGTGATAATAAtagtggtgatgatgatgatgatgatgatgatgatgatggtggagGCGAAGGTGATGGCAATGATGGCAGTGATGGTGATAGTGGTGGTGAAGGTGATGGTGCTGATGGTGAAGATGATGGTGCCATTGAGGatgatggtggtgatggtgatgatgatgaaggtgaaggtgatggtgatgatggtgAAGAAGGTGATGGTGACGATGATTTTGGTGAAggtgatggtggtgatgatgtTGGTGATGATGGTGAAGGTGAaggtgatgatgatggtgaagaaggtgatggtgatgatggtgaagatggtgatgatgatgatggggaTGGCATTGACAGTGATgatggtggtgctgctgtgaaggTGGTGCTGATAACGATGGCGGTGATGATGCTGATGATGAagatggtggtgatgatgacaGCGGTGCCATCTCACCAGCCCAAAGCTGACagctcaggagcagcacagcccgTGAGGGGGGGGGTCAGCcttgtggggagcagctggcactCCCAACGCCCTCCTctcagccctgtgcccacctctccccgctggcagagagcagcggGTGCCCGCcggtgcagcagcagccgcgCTACCTGGCGGCCAAGAAGAACACTCCTGTCTACTTCATCTGCTCCacccagcagccccacagcatgCAGTGGTACAAGACCAGCcaaggcagcagggaggtgcaggAGCTGGACCACAACACCTCCCGTTACAGCTTGGAGCGCAGCAACAGCTCCATCAACTTCACCATCTTCAGCATCCGCTACGAGGACAACGGAGTCTACACCTGCGACAGCAGGAACCTGacagctcagggcaggaggcCACACCTCTGTGGCACAGAGCTCAGGGTGATGGGTGAGTGGCAGGGTGCCAGCTTCTGGGCACAACCCttaccccacccccaccccccagcagatgctttctctcttcttctgtccgcatagaacggtttgggttggaagggatcttgtaGTACATGGGCAGGGATagctcctgctagaacagggcACTCaggggctcatccagcctggtcctgaacacctccagggaggttgtggagcacagaagcacccaatgtgatctttgatcacattgggtgcttctgtgctccacaacctccctgggaaacctgtgccaggctctcagcaccttcaacctgtgccaaggtctcaccaccctcaatctgtgccagtctctcaccaccctcactcctcctcctaacatccactttcaatctcccctctgccactccaaacccattcctcctcctcctgccattcccagaccttctcaatagtccctccccagccttcctgcagccccctgcagatcctgcaaggccactccaagctctcctggaagccttctcctctgcaggctgcacagccccaactctctcagcctgtgctcagagcagagctcctgcagccctctcagcatcttggtggcctcctctgggctggctctaacacttccatgtcctgcttgagGAGCTCCTCTGTGTCCCAGTCTGACCTCTTGCCCCCTTAGAtacagctggggctgctccaggacactgcagagctctgctcactgccagccaccaggcacagcatgggagaatcacagaatcatcagggctggaagggacctcaaggatcagccagttccaacccccctgccatgggcagggacacctcacattagatcaggttgctcagagccacatccagcctggccttaaacacctccaggaatgaagcttgcaccacctccctgggcaacctgtgccaggctctcaccaccctcatgctgaacaacttctccctaacctccagtctggaTCTGCTCACTTCTAgttgtgctccattcccccccaggcctatcaccacctgacatccaggctgctttgggtgggaagggaccccaaaaggtcatccaggccaaccccctgcagccagcagggacatccccacccagggcaggctgctcacagccccacacagcctcccctgcactgctgccagccatgggcagctcccagctctctgggcagcctggcacaggctctcctcaccctcactgccaaacatttctcccttctctccactctcaagctcctctctcaccttccaaccatccccccttggcctggcccaacagctcctgctcacagctctgtccccagctctctgctgggcccttccagcactccaaggccaccacaaggtctccctgcagccttctctcctgcagcctgcccaagcccaactctcccagcctggcctcacagcagagccctgccagccctgccagcactgctgtggcctcccctggccctgctgcagcagctccctgtctgtgctgtgctgagcagtgccACACAACAGCACAAGCTCCCAGTTTGCCCTGGCACATCCATCCCAGGGACTGCATTCCCCTCAGAAATCAGAttcctcctggtcctgctgggtcCTACCCCAGGTGGCTCATCCCAGAGCTGGTTCGTGGTGCCAGCCCCTGGAGCAGTTTGCACTGCTCTGGCCTCTCCTGGGGGGGAGGTGATGgcaccctgggcaccctgctctgcccctctgctctcactgAGACACAAACCTGTGGCCATACCAAGCTCATCCCTGTTCCCTgggagcctggcacagagctgggccctGACTCTCCttgcctggcacagagctgggacCTGAGtctctccctgcctggcacagagctgggccctgagtctctccctgcctggcacagagctgggccctgagtctctccctgcctggcacagaggtGGGACCTGAGtctctccctgcctggcacagagctgggacctgactctctccctgcctggcacagagctggacCCTGAGtctctccctgcctggcacagagctgggacCCGAATCTCTCCttgcctggcacagagctgggccctGAGTCTccccctgcctggcacagagctgggccctgagtctctccctgcctggcacagagctgggccctGAGTCTCTCCttgcctggcacagagc is a window encoding:
- the CD79B gene encoding B-cell antigen receptor complex-associated protein beta chain — its product is MAELCGRLWLLQRNLCLLALLTGGISADTRNSTGNLSDRCPPVQQQPRYLAAKKNTPVYFICSTQQPHSMQWYKTSQGSREVQELDHNTSRYSLERSNSSINFTIFSIRYEDNGVYTCDSRNLTAQGRRPHLCGTELRVMGHSSAQQLRNRNTLKDAIIIIQSILLVIFISVPVLLLLDKGEAKESPEEDHTYEGLEVEQMATYEDITPFRDMKVKWTVGEHPGEE